The genome window CACGTCGGCCGCCCTCGCCCGCAGGGGCAAGTCGAGCGGCGCGTCGAGCGCGTAGAGCGTGAACCGATAGTGGTGCGCCGGCCCCGGCGGCGGCGCCGGCCCGCCGTAGCCGACCTTGCGGAAATCGTTGAGCCCCTGCTTGGCCCCGCCGAGGTCCGACAGCGTCTCCTGGGTGGCGACGCCCTCGGGCAAGGCGGTGCGCGCCGCGGGCAAGTCGTAGAGCACCCAGTGCGTCCACGTGCCGCGCGGGGCGTCGGGGTCGTCCACGATCAGGGCGAGCGAGACGGCGCCCTCGGGCGCGCCCCGCCACGACAGCGGCGGGGAGACGTCGGCCCCATCGGCGGTGTAGCGGGCGGGTATGCGCGCGCCTTCCGCGAAGGCGGGGCTGGTGACGGCAAAGCGCTCTCCCACGGTGCTCACCTCCTCAGGCGGCGTGACCTCGGGGGCGGGCGGCTGTCGCCGGCAGCCGGTGGCCCCCAGGCCGAGTATCGCCGCAACCACGCCGCCGGCGACGATCCAGCGCGTGACTTGGCTCATGCTTCGGCCCTCTTCCACGATCTCATGTCCCCTGCATGCTACCATATCGCAGGCGCACCTGGAAGGGGCCCCATGCGTCAGCGGTCTCCTGGGCGCGGCGGGAATCGCCGGCCGACCCCGCCGTCGGGTCTGGGGGCGGGTGATCCGAACTGCGCACACCCGCGAGCAGGAAAAACTACCGGCGGCAGGTCAAGCCGTGGCCGCCGACGAAAACTGCGCGGAGCTCACCACAAGGAGGTAGTTATGTACCCTGGCGATCTGAGATACACCAGCACTCACCAATGGGCGCGCATAGAGGGCGAAACAGCCACCATTGGCGTCACCCACTACGCTCAGGACCAGATGGGAGATCTGGTGTACGTCGAGCTGCCCGAGGTGGGGGACGACGTCACCGCGGGCGCGCCTTGCGGGCAGGTGGAGTCGGTCAAGGCCGTCAGCGATGTCAATAGCCCGGTGAGCGGCGAGGTGACGGAAATCAACGAGGCCCTGGTGGATGCGCCCGAGACGGTGAACAAG of Armatimonadota bacterium contains these proteins:
- a CDS encoding YbhB/YbcL family Raf kinase inhibitor-like protein, producing the protein MSQVTRWIVAGGVVAAILGLGATGCRRQPPAPEVTPPEEVSTVGERFAVTSPAFAEGARIPARYTADGADVSPPLSWRGAPEGAVSLALIVDDPDAPRGTWTHWVLYDLPAARTALPEGVATQETLSDLGGAKQGLNDFRKVGYGGPAPPPGPAHHYRFTLYALDAPLDLPLRARAADVERAMQPHLLGQARLVGTYSR
- the gcvH gene encoding glycine cleavage system protein GcvH; this encodes MYPGDLRYTSTHQWARIEGETATIGVTHYAQDQMGDLVYVELPEVGDDVTAGAPCGQVESVKAVSDVNSPVSGEVTEINEALVDAPETVNKDPYGEGWLFKVQLSDASEAEDLLDSAAYQAYLAKEQAP